AATTCGGACAATTTAACCTCCCAAAGCTTCCTCTCTGCGATTCACAGCAACACCAGCAATTTATTCTCAGGGCTCCAGTTTGTTCAGTCCTTCAAGCCACTCATCATCCCCTGCTACTCGCTGGTGGTTTTTATTGGTGTCATTGGGAATTACCTTCTCATCTATGTCAtctgcaagacaaaaaaaatgcacaacGTCACCAACTTTCTGGTAGGCAATCTGGCTTTCTCAGATATGCTTATGTGTGCAACCTGTGTGCCCCTGACCCTGGCCTATGCCTTTGAGCCCCGGGGATGGGTTTACGGGCGCTTCATGTGCTACTTTGTTTTCCTGATGCAACCTGTCACGGTGTTTGTGTCTGTCTTCACCCTGACTGTCATAGCTGTGGACAGGTACTGTGCCACGGTGTACCCGTTCCGCAGGAGGCTCACCATCCCCATCTGTGCTTACATCCTGGCTGCTATTTGGCTGCTGAGCTGCACtttggctgccccagccctggtgcaCACCTACCACGCGGAGTTCCCGGAGCTGGACTTCTCCATCTGTGAGGAGTTTTGGTTCCACAAGAAAAGAGATCGCTTGGCTTACGCCTACAGCACCCTCATCATCACCTATGTATTGCCTTTGGCTGTCATCTCCCTGTCCTACCTGAGGATCTCAGTCAAGCTGAAGAACCGTGTAGTCCCAGGCAACGTCACCCAGGGCCAAGCTGAGTGGGACCGTGCCAGGAGGAGAAAGACTTTTCGCTTGCTGGTCTTAGTGGTGGCAGCCTTTGGAGTCTGTTGGCTGCCCCTGCACATCTTCAACATGATAAAGGACATCGACATCAGCTTGA
This region of Vidua macroura isolate BioBank_ID:100142 chromosome 8, ASM2450914v1, whole genome shotgun sequence genomic DNA includes:
- the PRLHR gene encoding prolactin-releasing peptide receptor, which gives rise to MMNSDNLTSQSFLSAIHSNTSNLFSGLQFVQSFKPLIIPCYSLVVFIGVIGNYLLIYVICKTKKMHNVTNFLVGNLAFSDMLMCATCVPLTLAYAFEPRGWVYGRFMCYFVFLMQPVTVFVSVFTLTVIAVDRYCATVYPFRRRLTIPICAYILAAIWLLSCTLAAPALVHTYHAEFPELDFSICEEFWFHKKRDRLAYAYSTLIITYVLPLAVISLSYLRISVKLKNRVVPGNVTQGQAEWDRARRRKTFRLLVLVVAAFGVCWLPLHIFNMIKDIDISLIDKQYFNFIQLLCHWFAMMSACTNAFLYAWLHDSFRGELKKMFAWRKKKIGPATNCIMASVVL